The Caulobacter sp. FWC2 region GTCGCGGCGGTGATGGTGAGTATCTTCATGAGCAGGCTCCTTGGGATCGTTGGCGGGCTAGAACCAGGCGCGCAGGCCGACAACCAGACTGGTGTCGGAAACGTCCCGCCCCAGGCCCCGCGCGTAGTCGACGCTCTGTCCGAAACGCTTGGCCCAGGTCACGCCGACATAGGGCGCCAAGTCGCGGCGGATCTCGTAGCGAAGGCGCAAGCCCAGCTCCGCGTCCGACAGGCCAGAGCCGGTCTGGGTCTCGGGGATGTCCTGGGCCGAGAGGTTGAGTTCGGCGCGCGGCTGCAGGATCAGGCGTTGGGTCAGGCGCCAGTCGATCGCCCCTTCGACCCGGCCTAGCACGTCGCCCTTGTTCGACAAAAACAGCGCGCCGCCGGCCTCGATCCAGTAGGGAAGCAGGGTCTCGAAACCGACCGTAGCGTAGCTGCGTGATTTGGGCTGGACGTCCTGGCGCACGCCGACCTGCACGTCGGTGTAAAGGCCCACGGCGCGGGAGTAGAGCGCCTGGACCTCGCCGGCCTCGACGCCATGGCGGTCGCCTTCGCCCTCGGACTTCAGGACCAAGCGGTTGAGATCGCCGCCGAACCAGGCCTCGCCATCCCAGTGATAACCGTCGCCGCCCGAGCGCGCCTGGTATTCGAGAAGATTGACCATCACCTGCGAGGCCTGGGCGCCGCCATGCTCCTGCCGAAGCACGGCGCGAGCCCGGTCCATGGCGGCCGGATCGAAGACCTTGTCGGCCAGGTGGTCGGCGGGCGGCTGGGGCGGGGCCGTTTCGTGATCAGGCAGAGGCGGCGGCCCCATCGCTTCGGCCTGGCTTCTCGACTGGCCGGGGACGCCCATGCCGGACATTGCGCCCATGTCATGGCCCGCGTGGGGATCAGCCACCGGCACGGTCTGCGTCTTGGCCATGGCCATGTCCGGCATGGCGCCCATGTCGTGTCCGGCATGGGGGTCGGCGGCCGGGGCCGGGCTCGCCGGCGCGGGTTTGGGGCTGGAACTCGGCGCGGCTGGCGCGGTGGTGTGACCAGCGTGCTGGGCCAGGGCCGGCGCCGCCCACAGGACCGGCAGGAGGGCGATCAGCGGGGCTTTCATCGCGCGCTCTCCGCTGGGGTGTCGCGCACGCTGAAGACCTGAAACATCCCCGCATGCATGTGGTAGAGCATGTGGCAGTGGAAGGCCCAGTCGCCGGTCTCGGGCGTGAAGTCGAAGCTGACGCGGCCACCTGGCAGCACGATGACCGTGTGCTTGCGCGGCATGTAGCCTGCCGGTCCGAACGCCAGCTCGAAGAAGTGGCCGTGCAGGTGGATGGGGTGGGCCATCATGGTGTCGTTGACCAGAGTGACCCGGACCCGCTCCCCGTGGCCGAAGGCGTAGGGAGGCGGCCGGTCGCTGAACTTGCGCCCGTCGAACCCCCACATGAACCGCTCCATGTTGCCGGTCAGGTGGATGTCGAGGGATCGCTGCGGGGCGCGGGTGTCGGGGTTCGGTTCGAGCGCCGCCAGATCGCGATAGACCAACACCCGGTGGCCGACGCTTTCGAGGCCCTGGCCGGGCTCACCGGTGCGATCCATCGGCATCGGGGCGATGGTCTGGACGCCCGGGCCAAGCTTGACCTGTGGCGCGTTGTCCGGATTGCGCATGGACATGTCCATGCCGCCCATGTCCATCTTGCCCATCACGTCGCTTCCGCGCTGGCGCGGCGGCGCCATGCCGGGCGCGGGGCTGGCGGCCTTGGCGCCGTGCCCCATGGCCGCGTGGTCCATGCCGGACATGTCCGTGGAGCCGTGGTCCATGGCGCCCATCTGCATGCCGCTCATATCCATGCCGCCCATATCCATGCCCATGTCACGCATGGTGGTCAGCGGCCGCTCCCGCAGCGGCGGAACCTCGGCGCTCATGCCCAGCCGCGGCGCCAGAGTGGCGCGGCCCAGTCCGGAGCGGTCGACTGACTCCGAGACGATGGTGAAAGCCTTGTCCTGCGTCGGTTGGACGATGACGTCATAGGTCTCGGCGTTGCCGATCTGGAACTCGTCGACCTCGACCGGCCGGACGTGCTGGCCGTCGGCGGCGACCACGGTCATGCGCAGGCCGGGAATCCGAACGTTGAAGACCGATTGGGCCGCGGCGTTGATGAACCTCAGGCGCACGCGCTCGCCCGGCGAGAACAGCGCCGTCCAGTTGTCCGCAGGGCCGTGGCCGTTGACCAGGAAGGTGTAGGCCGCGCCGGTGACGTCGGAGATGTCGGTCGGGTCCATCAGCATCTTGGCCCAGTCCAGGCGCTCGGCCAGGGTTTGATCCTTGCCGGCCATAAGCCCGCCGAGGGTCTGGCGCTGGTAGTTGAAGACTCCGCTCTGCTGCTTGAGCTTCTTGAAGATCTGATGGGGGTGCAGACGGCTGAAGTCCGACAGCACCACGACGTGCTCGCGGTCGAAGGCCACCGGATCAGGACCGGCCGGGTCGATGATGATGGGCCCATAGTGGCCCATCTGCTCCTGCAGACCCGAATGGCTGTGGTACCAGTAAGTCCCCGACTGGCGGACCTGGAATTCGTAGACGAAGGTCTCGCCCGGCTTGATCCCCGGGAAGCTGACGCCGGGCACGCCGTCCATCTGGAAGGGCACGAGCAGGCCGTGCCAGTGGATCGAGGTGTCCTCGTCAAGGTTGTTTGTCACCGAAAGGCGGACATTCTGGCCTTCCTTCAGCCGGATCAGCGGACCTGGAACCGTGCCATTTATCGTCACGGCGTGGGCGGCCTTGCCGTCTACCGTGACCGGCGTGTGGCCGATGGTCAGCTTGATGTCGTCGCCGGAAAGAGCGGCCGGCGCGCGGCCGGGATCGCCCGCCGCCTGCGCCCAGGACGGCAGGAGGCTCGCGAGCGTGGCGCCGCCGCCGAGTATGGCGAGCGATTGGAGGAAACGACGGCGATCGAAAGCCGCGCTGGATCGACGCATGACAGCCCTTTGACGATGACGCGCTGGCGCAGGCCATGACGGCCGCAACGCGATCTCAAGGGTGGCTACGCGCCGAAACTTCGCCCCCCTCATCGGCGGGCCAAAAAATCAGGAGTCGACCAGCCAGTCGGCCAGGCGCTTGCGGGCGCGGTAGGCGCGCGTTTCGATCGTCTTGACGCTGACGCCCAGGAACGCCGCGGCGTCCTGCTGCGAGTAGCCTTCCAGATAGGTGAGGATCAGGGGCTCCTTGAGCTGGTCGGGAAGACGCGCGATCGCCGCCTCCAGGCGCGACAATTGCTCGGCGCGCAGGCTCGCCGCCTCCGGGCCTGGCGTGGGGTCGGCAGGGTCGGGCGCGCCCGGCGCGTCGATCGACCGCTCGCCCAGGATCAGCCGGCGAACCAACAGGCGCCGCCCCCGGTCGCGGCACTTGTTGAGGACGATGGCCCGCATCCAGGCGCCGAACGGCCGGGCCGGATCATAGCGATCGAGCGCCTTCCAGGCGGCGACGAAGCTTTCCTGCACCACCTCATGGGCGGCTTCGGGTTCGCCGACATGGCGTCGGGCGAAGGCATGCAAGGGGCTCTTATGCCGGCGCATCAGCGTGCTGAAGGCGCGCTCGTCGCCCCGCGCCGCGCGCCTGGCCAGCGCGCCGTCTTCATCCTCGCCAAGACCGGCGGTCACGGCGTCTCGTTCGTGAGCGCCTCGCTGACGCGACGGTCGAACTTGGCCGCCTGCTCGGGGGTCAGTACTTTGCGCATCGCCAGGACGTGCTGGACCGTCTCCAACTGCAGCGCTCCCATGGCCGTATGGAAGCGCTCGACCGCGGCCTCGACCTCGGGCCCGTATTCGTGGCGCGCCTGGATGGCGGCGGCCAGTTGGGCGTTGGCCGCGCGCAGCTCGGCCTCCCGGGCGCGACGACGCACGGCGAAGTCCTGTTCGAGCGCCTCAAGCCGGCGATCCTGATCCGCGCTGAGCTTCAGCTCGTGGTGGACCATCTCATGCAGCGATTGGGCATGGGGCTTGGGCAGGAACCGGCCTGAGCCGAGCCAGCCTCCGGCGACCCCGGCCAGCAGGGCCAGGACGACGGTCAGCACGGCGCCGCGCGAGATCCGGCGCATGTCAGCGACCGCCCAACAGGGTCGATGGCGCTAAATGCGCGTCCACCGAAAACGCGGAGATCTCGGAGGGCGCGCGCGCGGCGGCGTTGGCCGCGAGGCTGCCGCCGACCATGCCCAGGCCCAGGGCCGCGACGATTGAGGCCGCGCGCAGCGGCACGAGTGCGTTCGCCGCGCGCCGGCCGTCGCGCCAGGTGTCGATCCTGGCCCAGACCTGACCTTCCAGGCCGTGCAGCTGAGCGTGCGGTTGTCGCCGCAACGCCTCGAAAAGTTCGTCGAGCTTGTCGCTCATCGCCGATCCCCTGACTCTACATCCATGCATACGCAGCCCGCGGTCCGATCCCTCGGGTGAAGGATGACGCGCCCCGACGCAGAGTGTGACCGACGGATGGCGGGCGGGAAACGCCCTATGCGCAAGGCGGTCGTGCAAAGCCACAAGAGTGCGGGCCTGCCGGTCCGGCGGGCCGCCAAGGATTAGCGGGCGCGCGCGAGCATGGCGCCCATCTGGTCGATCTCCTGCTGCTGGCCCTTGATGATCGTGGCGCAAAGGCGCCGGATCTCGGGGTCCTTCACAGGCGCGCGTCCGCACATCAGGATCGCGCCGGCGTGATGCGGGATCATCGAGCGCAGGAACTCGCGATCGCCGACCAGCCACTGGTGGCGGATGGCCGCGAAACACAAGACCCCGATGACGAGGCTGGACGCGACCAAGCCGCGATTGAGGCCCTTGCTCGGATACATCATGCCCATGAGAAGAAGTTCGAGCAGCACCATCGGCGCGGTCATCAAGCCGGCCATGTAGGCCTGGTTGAAGCTTGGATGGATGTTCGCGGCCCTGTCGACCATGGCGTACATCAGGACGTACATGGCCAGGAACGACAGGGCGGTCATGACCGCCAGGCGCAGGTAGGGCCTATGGTGTTGATGATTTTCAGGCGCGTGCTGCTCGGCCATGACTGTCTCCAGGAGACCCGAGCAGCCGCCGCCACGGTCGCGTCGCGCTGATGCCCAAACCGGGTCCGACGCTGCCAAAACCGGCGAACGGCGCCCCCGTTCCGCTTCTGAAAATATTCGCCACGATGGCGCGAAAGGGTCGAGGGATGATCCGGGCCAGCGCGTATTGGACCAGATCGGCGGCTTTCGGGGTTTGTCTCCAAGCCGTCACCAGTCCGCGCCGCGGTCGCGGCGAACCGCGTTCAGGAATTGTCCGTACATGACGACGCCGTGCGACTGCGCTAAGCTTACCCGATGCTAAGGCATGCGCTCGCTTTCCTGGCCGCCGTGGCCCTCGCGTTCAGTCCGCTGGCGGTCAACGCCGCGCGGGCCGATTGCGACATGGCTGGCATGGACGCGATGGCCATGGTCGCCATGGCCCCCGCCGGCGACGACGCGGCTCAGGCTGATCCTTGCTGTGACCACGGCAAGGCCATGTCGGCTAAGGATTGCGCCAAGGCTTGCGCGGTCAGTTGCGCCCTGTCCGTCGCCGCCCCCTGCGAGGGCTCGGCGATGCCGGTCGCCGTCAGCTATCGCGTCGAGACGAGCTGGTCGAACACCAGCGGTCGCACGCACCGGCTCATCCTCGAAGATCCGCCTCCACGAACGATCGCCTAGGACCGGCCCAAAGGCCGATCCACGTCCATCGCTCGTTTCATGCGCCCGCCCTGCCGGGCGCGTGTGATCGCCCGCGCTCTCGCGGGCTGGCTTTCCGATCTTCAAGGATGACCCTCATGTCTCCCCGCATCATCGCGCTGGCGCTCGTCGCCAGCCTTGCTTCCCTGGCGACGGCCTCGGCCGCCGCGCCACGCGCCTGCGGCCATCTGCAGGCCCTCCCCGCGCCCGCCAATCCCAAGGACGTCTTCCGGCGCGCCGCGTGGGTTTGCGACATGCCGGCCGATTGTATGCCGCACGCCGTCGCCGGCGTCGACGGCGCGTTCCAACCGGCCCGCTCGCCTCGCTAGCTCGGGTGGGACGGGCGGGGACCGATCCCCTGTCGTCGCCCGTCCCGTCCGGCCCCGGCGAGGCGGCTGCAAACGCCTCGCCGGGGCGCTGCCCCTTCACGGCTGCCTCCAGGATTTTCGTCCCCATGCGTATTCTTCCTCTTCTGGCCGGACTGAGCTTGGCCAGCGCCGCCCAGGCCGCGCCCCTCACCTACGCCCAGGCCCTCGACGCGGCCGCCGCCAACGCGCCGTCCCTGCGCGCCGCCGCCTTGCAGGTCGACGCCGCCAAGGCCTCGGCCAAGGCGGCCGGCGCCTTGCCGGATCCCAAGCTGGCCCTCGGCCTCGACAACTTCCCGGTCTCGGGTTCGCCGGCCGGGCGGTTCGGGGCCGACGAGATGACCATGGGCAGGGTCGGCTTCAGCCAGGAGATGCCCAGCGCCGCCAAGCGCCAGGCGCGTATCGGCCGGGCCGAGGCCGACATCGTCGCGGCCGGGGCCGAGGGCGCGGTCGAGGCCCGCCAGGTCCGTGTCGCCACGGCGCTCGCCTGGATCCAACTGCTCTATGCCCAGCGCAAGCTCGCCGCCCTGGATGGGGTGGTCGCCCAGCTGGCCCCGCTGTGGGACGCCGCGCCGTCCGGCGTCGCCTCCGGTCGCTCCAGACCCGCTCAGGCGCTGGAGGCCGCGCAGATGCGCGCCGCCCTGGAGGACCGCCGCAGCGAAGCGGTCTCCGAGCTGGAACGGGCCCGCGCCATGCTGAGCCGCTGGACGGGTGATGCTGATCCTCAGGCGATCGGCGAGACACCGGATCTGGACCTTGCCCCCGCCGGCCTCAGGACCGCGATCGACCGCAATCCCGCCCTGCTGGCCAAGGACGCCGCCGCCCGCCAGGCGCGGGCGGACGTCGCCCTGGCCAAGGCCGACAAGCGTCCCGACTGGAGCTGGGACGTGGCCTACCAGCGCCGCGACCCGATGTTCGGCGACATGGTCTCGGCCGGGGTCAGCATCAGCCTGCCGCTGTGGGGCAAGAGCCGCCAGGACCCGATGATCGCCGCCCGCGCCGCCAGCGCCAGCCGGGCCGACGCCCAGCGCGAGGATGCGCGCCGGGCGCTGGCCGCCCAGCTCGAAGCCGACCTCGCCGATCACGTCATGCACCACGAGCAATGGCTGCGGTCCCGCGACACCCTGCTGCCGCTGGCCAAGCAGAGGGCCCAGTTGGAGACCGCCGCCTATGGCGCCGGCACGGCCGCCCTGCCCAACGTGCTGGTCGCCTTCTCGGGCTTGGCCGACGCCCAGCTCACCACCCTCGATCGCGAGGCCGCCGTCGCCGTCGACGCCGCCCGCCTGACCCTGACCTACGGAAGCGACCAATGACCCCGTCCCCCTCGATGAAGGCGCTGCTCGCGGGCGCCGCCGCCCTGGTGGTGCTGGCCGGCGCCGGCGGCTATGGCCTCGCTCGCCTGACCGCCAAGCCGGCGATGTCGGAAGCCCCGGCCGACGGTCGCAAGGTGCTCTACTGGTACGACCCGATGGTCCCGGCCCAACACTTCGACAAGCCGGGCAAGTCGCCGTTCATGGACATGCAGCTGGTGCCCAAATACGCCGGCGAGGCCGAGGCGAGCGGTCCGGCGGCGGGCGTCCGCATCGATCCGTCGGCCGCGCAGAACCTCGGCTTCCGGCTGGCGACCGTGGAGGAAGGCGCGCTTTCCAGCGGCCTGACCGCCACCGGCATCGTCGATTTTAACCAGCGCGACATCGCTGTCGTCCAGGCCCGCAGCGGCGGGTTCGTGCAGCGCGTCTATGGCCGCGCGCCCGGCGACGTGATCGCTGCCGGCGCGCCGCTCGCCGACCTGCTAATTCCCGAGTGGGGCGGCGCCCAGACCGAATATCTGGCTGTGCGGAGGACCGGCGATGCAGCCCTGGTCGCCGCCGCCCGCCAGCGCTTGCGGCTGCTGGGCATGCCCGACGGCGTGGTCGCCGGTCTCGACCGCGACGGTCGGCCGCGCACCACGATCACCGTCACCGCCCCCTTGGGCGGGGTGATCTCCAAGCTCGACGTGCGGGCCGGCATGACCGTGGCCATGGGCCAGACCCTGGCCGAGATCAACGGCCTCTCGAAGGTCTGGGTCACGGCCGCCGTGCCCGAGGCGCAGGCCGGCCAGCTGCGGCCCGGTCAGGGCGTCGGCGTCACCCTGGCGGCCTATCCGGGCGAGACCCGGCGCGGAACGGTCCAGGCCGTGCTGCCCCAGGCCCAGGGCGACAGCCGCACCTTGCAGGCGCGGATCGAACTGGCCAACCGCGACGGCCGCCTCAAGCCCGGCCTGTTCGCCACCATCAGCTTCGACGCGGCGGCTCGCACCGCCCTGCTGGTCCCGTCCGAGGCAGTAATCCGCACCGGCGCGCGCGACGTGGTGCTGCTGGCCGCCGACGGCGGCCGCTACCAGGCCGTCGAGGTCCGGACCGGCCACGAAGCCGGTGGCCGGACGGAGATCCTGGCCGGGCTGGCTTCGGGCCAGAAGGTCATCGCCTCGGGCCAGTTCCTGGTCGACTCCGAGGCCAGCTTGGCGGGCCTGCAGGTCCGCCCCTTGCCGGCGTCAGGTCCTCAAGCACCCGCGGGCGACATGACCATGACCAAGCCCATGACGGCGGCCAAGCCGGCCCTGGTCGAAGCCACAGGCCGCATCGAGCAGGTGACCAAGGACGGCGTCACCCTGTCCCACGGCCCCGTGCCGGCGATCGGCTGGCCGGCCATGACCATGACCTTCCGCGCCGATCCGATGCTGCTGCGGGGCTTGA contains the following coding sequences:
- a CDS encoding RNA polymerase sigma factor translates to MTAGLGEDEDGALARRAARGDERAFSTLMRRHKSPLHAFARRHVGEPEAAHEVVQESFVAAWKALDRYDPARPFGAWMRAIVLNKCRDRGRRLLVRRLILGERSIDAPGAPDPADPTPGPEAASLRAEQLSRLEAAIARLPDQLKEPLILTYLEGYSQQDAAAFLGVSVKTIETRAYRARKRLADWLVDS
- a CDS encoding DUF305 domain-containing protein, whose product is MAEQHAPENHQHHRPYLRLAVMTALSFLAMYVLMYAMVDRAANIHPSFNQAYMAGLMTAPMVLLELLLMGMMYPSKGLNRGLVASSLVIGVLCFAAIRHQWLVGDREFLRSMIPHHAGAILMCGRAPVKDPEIRRLCATIIKGQQQEIDQMGAMLARAR
- a CDS encoding periplasmic heavy metal sensor yields the protein MRRISRGAVLTVVLALLAGVAGGWLGSGRFLPKPHAQSLHEMVHHELKLSADQDRRLEALEQDFAVRRRAREAELRAANAQLAAAIQARHEYGPEVEAAVERFHTAMGALQLETVQHVLAMRKVLTPEQAAKFDRRVSEALTNETP
- a CDS encoding TolC family protein, with the protein product MRILPLLAGLSLASAAQAAPLTYAQALDAAAANAPSLRAAALQVDAAKASAKAAGALPDPKLALGLDNFPVSGSPAGRFGADEMTMGRVGFSQEMPSAAKRQARIGRAEADIVAAGAEGAVEARQVRVATALAWIQLLYAQRKLAALDGVVAQLAPLWDAAPSGVASGRSRPAQALEAAQMRAALEDRRSEAVSELERARAMLSRWTGDADPQAIGETPDLDLAPAGLRTAIDRNPALLAKDAAARQARADVALAKADKRPDWSWDVAYQRRDPMFGDMVSAGVSISLPLWGKSRQDPMIAARAASASRADAQREDARRALAAQLEADLADHVMHHEQWLRSRDTLLPLAKQRAQLETAAYGAGTAALPNVLVAFSGLADAQLTTLDREAAVAVDAARLTLTYGSDQ
- a CDS encoding efflux RND transporter periplasmic adaptor subunit; amino-acid sequence: MTPSPSMKALLAGAAALVVLAGAGGYGLARLTAKPAMSEAPADGRKVLYWYDPMVPAQHFDKPGKSPFMDMQLVPKYAGEAEASGPAAGVRIDPSAAQNLGFRLATVEEGALSSGLTATGIVDFNQRDIAVVQARSGGFVQRVYGRAPGDVIAAGAPLADLLIPEWGGAQTEYLAVRRTGDAALVAAARQRLRLLGMPDGVVAGLDRDGRPRTTITVTAPLGGVISKLDVRAGMTVAMGQTLAEINGLSKVWVTAAVPEAQAGQLRPGQGVGVTLAAYPGETRRGTVQAVLPQAQGDSRTLQARIELANRDGRLKPGLFATISFDAAARTALLVPSEAVIRTGARDVVLLAADGGRYQAVEVRTGHEAGGRTEILAGLASGQKVIASGQFLVDSEASLAGLQVRPLPASGPQAPAGDMTMTKPMTAAKPALVEATGRIEQVTKDGVTLSHGPVPAIGWPAMTMTFRADPMLLRGLKVGDQVRFAFDPPPADPTVRRIAKIGGGA
- a CDS encoding copper resistance system multicopper oxidase, producing MRRSSAAFDRRRFLQSLAILGGGATLASLLPSWAQAAGDPGRAPAALSGDDIKLTIGHTPVTVDGKAAHAVTINGTVPGPLIRLKEGQNVRLSVTNNLDEDTSIHWHGLLVPFQMDGVPGVSFPGIKPGETFVYEFQVRQSGTYWYHSHSGLQEQMGHYGPIIIDPAGPDPVAFDREHVVVLSDFSRLHPHQIFKKLKQQSGVFNYQRQTLGGLMAGKDQTLAERLDWAKMLMDPTDISDVTGAAYTFLVNGHGPADNWTALFSPGERVRLRFINAAAQSVFNVRIPGLRMTVVAADGQHVRPVEVDEFQIGNAETYDVIVQPTQDKAFTIVSESVDRSGLGRATLAPRLGMSAEVPPLRERPLTTMRDMGMDMGGMDMSGMQMGAMDHGSTDMSGMDHAAMGHGAKAASPAPGMAPPRQRGSDVMGKMDMGGMDMSMRNPDNAPQVKLGPGVQTIAPMPMDRTGEPGQGLESVGHRVLVYRDLAALEPNPDTRAPQRSLDIHLTGNMERFMWGFDGRKFSDRPPPYAFGHGERVRVTLVNDTMMAHPIHLHGHFFELAFGPAGYMPRKHTVIVLPGGRVSFDFTPETGDWAFHCHMLYHMHAGMFQVFSVRDTPAESAR
- a CDS encoding copper resistance protein B, yielding MKAPLIALLPVLWAAPALAQHAGHTTAPAAPSSSPKPAPASPAPAADPHAGHDMGAMPDMAMAKTQTVPVADPHAGHDMGAMSGMGVPGQSRSQAEAMGPPPLPDHETAPPQPPADHLADKVFDPAAMDRARAVLRQEHGGAQASQVMVNLLEYQARSGGDGYHWDGEAWFGGDLNRLVLKSEGEGDRHGVEAGEVQALYSRAVGLYTDVQVGVRQDVQPKSRSYATVGFETLLPYWIEAGGALFLSNKGDVLGRVEGAIDWRLTQRLILQPRAELNLSAQDIPETQTGSGLSDAELGLRLRYEIRRDLAPYVGVTWAKRFGQSVDYARGLGRDVSDTSLVVGLRAWF